From the genome of Gracilinanus agilis isolate LMUSP501 chromosome 2, AgileGrace, whole genome shotgun sequence, one region includes:
- the LOC123233671 gene encoding ran-specific GTPase-activating protein-like produces the protein MAAAEEFREEPDLSRESMDDTSHNTKVGLIPEFEPIDSLPEQNKTLEDDEEELFKMRAKLFRFTSEDEHPAWKERGTGEVKLLRHKEKGTVRLLMRRDKTLKICANHYITPLMELKPSAACDRAWIWKTLADFADESPKPELLAIRFLNAENAQIFKAKFEECKKEQKKTEKSSVHFCNTL, from the coding sequence ATGGCGGCTGCTGAGGAATTTCGTGAAGAACCTGATTTGTCCAGGGAGAGCATGGATGATACCAGCCACAATACCAAGGTTGGTCTAATCCCGGAGTTTGAGCCCATAGACTCTCTGCCTGAGCAGAATAAGACCCTGGAGGACGATGAAGAAGAGCTCTTTAAGATGAGAGCAAAGCTGTTCCGATTTACGTCTGAGGATGAACATCCAGcatggaaagagagagggactGGTGAGGTGAAGCTACTGAGACACAAGGAGAAAGGGACAGTTCGCCTTCTCATGAGACGGGACAAGACACTGAAGATCTGTGCGAATCACTATATAACTCCACTGATGGAGCTGAAGCCCAGTGCAGCCTGTGACAGGGCTTGGATTTGGAAGACACTTGCTGACTTTGCTGATGAAAGTCCAAAGCCAGAGCTGCTGGCCATCCGATTCCTGAATGCAGAAAATGCCCAGATATTTAAGGCAAAATTCGAAGAATGTAAGAAGGAgcaaaaaaaaacagagaaaagcagtgttcatttttgtaacacATTGTGA